One segment of Macadamia integrifolia cultivar HAES 741 unplaced genomic scaffold, SCU_Mint_v3 scaffold808, whole genome shotgun sequence DNA contains the following:
- the LOC122070025 gene encoding uncharacterized protein LOC122070025 yields MVFFCFLVDQDREVRSSKPAAGICSRCGGGASVADMKTSTRFCYVPFYWRYWKAIICTFCGAILKSYR; encoded by the coding sequence ATGGTATTCTTTTGTTTCCTGGTGGATCAGGATCGGGAAGTGAGGAGCAGCAAGCCGGCGGCAGGGATATGTTCGAGGTGCGGCGGAGGGGCGAGCGTTGCAGATATGAAGACGTCGACAAGATTCTGCTACGTTCCTTTCTACTGGAGATACTGGAAAGCTATCATCTGTACATTCTGTGGAGCCATTCTTAAATCTTACAGATGA